A genomic segment from Bacillus cereus G9842 encodes:
- a CDS encoding DUF896 domain-containing protein, which translates to MQNILFRINELSKKEKATGLTVDEKQEQQMLRQNYTQTFRGSLDSILLNTKIVDQNGLNVTPAALQDAQIRLKLSK; encoded by the coding sequence ATGCAAAACATTTTATTCCGTATTAACGAATTGTCAAAAAAAGAAAAAGCAACTGGATTAACAGTTGATGAAAAACAAGAACAACAAATGTTGCGTCAAAACTATACACAAACATTTCGTGGAAGCTTAGATTCCATTTTATTAAACACAAAAATTGTTGATCAAAATGGTCTTAACGTTACACCAGCCGCATTACAAGATGCTCAAATACGTTTAAAATTAAGCAAATGA
- a CDS encoding aminopeptidase P family protein — translation MKSTFFAQNRERLANTLPEESITILFAGQAPHMSADAHYKFVPNRNFYYLTGIGEPNVIFMLKKFGNSVEETLFIEKSDPVMEKWVGKTVSSEEAEGISGIKKVVYLDSFEKTMSNILFTENAKHLYLDIESREWNGMETKTLAFAKHVREKYPHVTIGNVYPNICELRVFKTEEEIEIIKEAIAITKDGIYNVLKHAKADMMEYELEAQFDFTLKSSGIKHHAFNTILASGKNATVLHYEDNDAQIQNGDLVLLDLGAQKDYYNADISYTFPENGTFSSRQKQIYNIVLKALKETTEIIKPGLKFAALNEHTKKVLAEECKAIGLIQEDEELLKYYYHGVSHFLGLDTHDVGTYKDRVLEEGMVITIEPGLYIEEESIGIRIEDDILVTKDGYENLSKDIIREVEEIEEFMSINNEHVKGNQAVVK, via the coding sequence ATGAAATCAACATTTTTTGCTCAAAATAGAGAACGATTAGCAAACACATTACCAGAGGAATCCATTACGATTTTATTTGCTGGACAAGCACCTCATATGTCAGCCGATGCACATTATAAATTTGTACCGAATCGTAATTTTTACTACTTAACGGGAATCGGTGAACCAAATGTTATTTTTATGCTGAAAAAGTTTGGGAATAGTGTAGAAGAGACACTTTTCATTGAAAAATCAGATCCAGTAATGGAAAAATGGGTTGGGAAAACAGTTTCTAGCGAAGAAGCAGAGGGAATTTCAGGTATAAAGAAAGTTGTATATTTAGATAGCTTTGAAAAGACAATGTCAAATATACTTTTTACAGAAAATGCGAAGCATCTATATTTAGATATAGAAAGTCGTGAGTGGAATGGTATGGAGACAAAAACATTAGCATTTGCTAAACATGTAAGAGAAAAATACCCACACGTAACAATTGGTAATGTATATCCGAACATTTGTGAATTACGAGTATTTAAAACAGAAGAAGAAATTGAAATTATTAAAGAAGCGATTGCTATAACGAAAGACGGTATTTACAACGTACTTAAGCATGCAAAAGCAGACATGATGGAGTATGAATTAGAAGCACAATTTGATTTTACACTGAAATCATCTGGCATTAAGCACCATGCATTCAATACAATTTTGGCGAGTGGGAAAAATGCTACAGTTCTTCATTATGAAGATAATGATGCACAAATTCAAAATGGTGATTTAGTATTGCTAGATTTAGGCGCTCAAAAAGACTACTATAACGCTGATATTAGTTATACATTCCCGGAAAATGGAACATTCTCTAGTCGCCAAAAACAAATTTATAATATTGTATTAAAAGCATTAAAAGAAACAACAGAGATTATTAAGCCAGGATTAAAGTTCGCTGCATTAAATGAGCATACAAAAAAGGTACTGGCAGAAGAGTGTAAAGCAATTGGTTTAATTCAAGAAGATGAAGAGTTATTAAAATACTATTATCATGGTGTCAGCCATTTCCTTGGTTTAGATACACATGATGTAGGAACATATAAAGATAGAGTGTTAGAAGAAGGTATGGTTATAACAATTGAACCAGGTCTTTATATTGAGGAAGAGTCAATTGGTATTCGAATAGAAGATGATATTCTTGTAACGAAAGACGGGTATGAAAACTTGTCAAAAGATATCATTAGAGAAGTTGAAGAAATTGAAGAATTTATGAGTATAAATAATGAACATGTAAAAGGAAACCAAGCTGTAGTTAAATAA
- a CDS encoding pentapeptide repeat-containing protein — translation MKIDRPKISPELSSKNFQDIFYEEDPTLEVCEIIDSTFENESVDRVRLYDAVIKNCKFTNTDFSNIDITDVCFENCDLSNVNLSNSSVHRVEFKNSKLIGVNFTESSLGNVKFENSILNLAAFGNSKLEKIIFNETSLNIADFFDCKLKKVEFQLCSLDEANFDQTSLKGIDISSSSFDTLTVSVNDLRGCKVSTYQAVQFATLLGLIIKD, via the coding sequence ATGAAAATTGATAGACCAAAAATTTCACCAGAGTTATCTTCAAAGAATTTTCAAGATATTTTTTATGAAGAAGATCCAACATTGGAAGTGTGTGAAATTATAGACTCCACTTTCGAAAATGAATCTGTAGATAGAGTACGATTATATGATGCGGTGATAAAAAACTGTAAGTTTACTAATACAGACTTTAGCAATATTGATATTACAGATGTTTGTTTTGAAAACTGTGATTTATCAAATGTTAATTTAAGCAATTCTTCTGTTCACAGAGTCGAATTTAAAAACAGTAAATTAATCGGAGTAAATTTCACAGAATCTAGCTTAGGAAATGTTAAATTTGAGAATTCAATTTTGAATTTAGCGGCATTTGGAAATTCCAAACTAGAAAAAATCATCTTCAATGAAACTTCATTAAATATTGCAGATTTTTTTGACTGTAAACTTAAAAAAGTTGAATTCCAATTATGTAGTCTTGATGAAGCTAATTTTGATCAGACATCACTGAAGGGGATAGATATTAGTTCTTCTAGCTTTGATACGCTTACAGTTTCAGTGAACGATTTAAGAGGATGTAAAGTATCAACATATCAAGCTGTTCAGTTTGCAACTTTATTAGGATTAATAATTAAAGATTAG